In Arthrobacter burdickii, one DNA window encodes the following:
- a CDS encoding MarP family serine protease, with product MPELNLAGFTLLDVVLAVILLGYLVSGIRKGFLVTLGGIAGFVAGAVAAFFAIPLVSGWVPDNPWRLIAVIATVIVLVLVGQAVGSALGASIRRWSDFPPLRLVDRLLGGVVNVVVAALVLSMLAFSVGTLGVPLVSQQLASSQVIRGIDTATPGPVRSWMAQLRTIAVDDGIPTLLEGVAPVPAEVPDASVDTPELAAAAASVVRITGTAYQCGQNQTGSGFVVAPGRVITNAHVVAGVNEPVVEVPGGGALPGRVVQLDTARDIAVIAVDDLEAAPLPLGDELANGTTAAFAGYPAGGPYRIQPASVQGLSPVLVNNIYGADPKPLQIYSLAANVQQGNSGGPLLDLQGRVAGVVFAKSTADAPVGYALSLEELRPIAEGAVGLGDSVSAGQCTRG from the coding sequence GTGCCGGAATTGAATCTCGCGGGGTTCACCCTCCTCGACGTCGTCCTGGCGGTGATCCTCCTCGGGTACCTCGTGAGCGGGATCCGGAAGGGGTTCCTCGTCACGCTCGGGGGCATCGCGGGTTTCGTCGCGGGTGCGGTCGCGGCGTTCTTCGCGATACCCCTCGTCAGCGGGTGGGTTCCGGACAATCCCTGGCGGCTCATCGCCGTCATCGCGACGGTGATCGTCCTCGTCCTCGTGGGCCAGGCGGTCGGCTCCGCGCTGGGTGCCTCCATCCGCCGCTGGTCCGACTTCCCACCGCTGCGCCTCGTCGACCGCCTCCTCGGTGGCGTGGTGAACGTCGTGGTCGCCGCGCTCGTCCTCTCGATGCTCGCCTTCAGCGTGGGGACCCTCGGCGTCCCGTTGGTGTCCCAGCAACTCGCTTCCTCGCAGGTGATCCGCGGAATCGATACCGCGACACCGGGACCGGTGCGCTCGTGGATGGCGCAGCTGCGGACGATCGCCGTCGACGACGGCATCCCCACGCTCCTCGAGGGCGTCGCACCCGTGCCTGCAGAGGTACCGGACGCATCGGTGGACACCCCCGAGCTCGCCGCTGCGGCCGCCTCCGTGGTCCGCATCACCGGCACCGCCTACCAGTGCGGCCAGAACCAGACGGGATCGGGGTTCGTCGTCGCTCCTGGCCGGGTCATCACGAACGCCCACGTGGTCGCCGGGGTGAACGAGCCCGTCGTCGAGGTGCCCGGCGGAGGCGCCCTGCCGGGCCGGGTGGTGCAGCTCGACACGGCGCGTGACATCGCCGTGATCGCCGTCGACGACCTCGAGGCGGCTCCGCTGCCGCTCGGGGACGAACTGGCCAATGGCACGACGGCCGCCTTCGCGGGGTATCCGGCCGGCGGGCCGTACCGGATCCAGCCCGCCAGCGTCCAGGGCCTTTCACCCGTGCTCGTGAACAACATCTACGGTGCGGACCCCAAGCCCCTCCAGATCTACAGCCTGGCCGCGAACGTGCAGCAGGGGAACTCGGGCGGACCGCTGCTCGACCTGCAGGGCCGCGTGGCCGGCGTCGTCTTCGCCAAGTCCACGGCGGATGCCCCCGTCGGCTACGCACTCTCGCTCGAGGAGTTGCGGCCGATTGCGGAGGGTGCCGTAGGGCTGGGCGACTCCGTCTCGGCCGGACAGTGCACGCGGGGCTGA
- a CDS encoding DUF5996 family protein, whose amino-acid sequence MGEQVMTGGTTAVSGWPALRVGDWEDTQATLHMWLQVVGKVRMAHAPLVNHWWQVPLYVTPRGLGTSPIPYRDGMFDIEVDVVAHRLVMRSSSGEDRSVPLEPQSVAEFHARTMTALSELGIEAPIRPVPTEVDPAVPFAEDHHHASYDAAAVTAFWRQLIQAERVLTRFRAEFLGKVSPVHFFWGAMDLACTRFTGRPAPTHPGGAPNCADWVMEEGYSHELSSCGFWPGGGEEGAFYSYAYPEPEGYSGAVIDVDGAYYSTEFRQFLLPYEAVRSAADPDAALLRFLRGTYRAAATAGGWDPALLIDPHRLDRHAR is encoded by the coding sequence ATGGGTGAGCAGGTCATGACGGGCGGGACGACGGCGGTTTCGGGGTGGCCGGCGCTTCGCGTCGGGGACTGGGAGGACACGCAGGCGACGCTGCACATGTGGCTGCAGGTGGTGGGCAAGGTCCGGATGGCGCACGCGCCCCTGGTCAACCACTGGTGGCAGGTGCCGCTCTACGTGACGCCGCGCGGGCTGGGCACCTCACCGATCCCCTACCGGGACGGCATGTTCGACATCGAGGTCGACGTCGTGGCGCACCGGCTGGTGATGCGCAGCAGTTCCGGCGAGGACCGCAGCGTGCCCCTCGAACCGCAGTCGGTGGCGGAGTTCCACGCGCGGACCATGACGGCGCTGTCCGAGCTCGGCATCGAGGCACCCATCCGGCCCGTCCCGACCGAGGTGGATCCGGCCGTGCCCTTCGCGGAGGACCACCACCACGCATCCTACGACGCAGCGGCGGTCACGGCGTTCTGGCGGCAGCTCATCCAGGCGGAGCGGGTCCTCACGCGCTTCCGTGCGGAGTTCCTCGGCAAGGTGAGCCCCGTGCACTTCTTTTGGGGCGCCATGGACCTCGCGTGCACGCGTTTCACCGGCCGCCCCGCCCCGACCCACCCCGGTGGCGCCCCGAACTGCGCCGACTGGGTCATGGAGGAGGGGTACTCGCACGAGCTCTCCAGCTGCGGATTCTGGCCTGGCGGTGGAGAAGAAGGCGCTTTCTACTCCTACGCCTACCCGGAGCCGGAGGGGTACAGCGGCGCCGTCATCGACGTCGACGGCGCCTACTACAGCACGGAGTTCCGCCAGTTCCTGCTGCCCTACGAGGCCGTGCGCAGCGCGGCGGATCCGGACGCCGCGCTCCTCCGATTCCTGCGGGGCACCTACCGGGCCGCGGCGACCGCGGGCGGCTGGGATCCCGCCCTCCTCATCGACCCGCACCGGCTGGACAGGCATGCCCGATGA
- a CDS encoding ABC transporter permease, with translation MLRVIGKRIALLIPTLFGLSVLLFLWVRSLPGGPATALLGEKATPEAIARVNELYGFDRPLLVQYFTYMGKLLRGDFGVSINTGRPVLEEFATRFPATVELTIVALIFAIGVGVPLGYAAARHYGRFVDHSSVVLSLIGITVPVFFLAFILKYLFAIQWSILPPDGRQNPRIDATHFTDFYVLDGILTGEWDAAWDAVLHLILPGLALGTIPLAIIVRITRASVLEVQNADYVRTARAKGLMERTIRGSFILRNAMLPVVTTIGLQLGLLISGAVLTETVFAFNGIGRFLRDAIFGLDYPVLQGFIIFIAILYALINLIVDLSYSVIDPRVRVQ, from the coding sequence GTGTTACGCGTCATAGGCAAGCGAATTGCCCTGCTCATCCCTACTCTGTTCGGGCTGTCGGTCCTGCTGTTCCTGTGGGTGCGCAGCCTTCCGGGCGGTCCCGCGACAGCGCTGCTCGGCGAGAAGGCAACCCCTGAGGCCATTGCCCGGGTCAACGAGCTCTACGGGTTCGACCGCCCGCTCCTGGTCCAGTACTTCACCTACATGGGCAAACTTCTGCGGGGAGACTTCGGGGTCTCCATCAACACGGGCCGTCCCGTGCTCGAGGAGTTCGCCACCCGGTTCCCCGCGACGGTCGAACTCACGATCGTGGCCCTGATCTTCGCCATCGGCGTCGGTGTGCCGCTGGGCTATGCAGCGGCCCGCCACTACGGGCGTTTCGTCGACCACAGCTCCGTCGTCCTCAGCCTGATCGGCATCACCGTTCCGGTGTTCTTCCTGGCGTTCATCCTGAAATACCTCTTCGCCATCCAGTGGTCCATCCTGCCCCCCGACGGCCGGCAGAATCCGCGTATCGACGCGACCCATTTCACCGACTTCTACGTCCTCGACGGCATCCTCACAGGGGAGTGGGATGCCGCCTGGGACGCCGTCCTGCACCTGATCCTCCCGGGACTGGCCCTCGGCACCATTCCGCTCGCGATCATCGTCCGCATCACCCGCGCATCGGTCCTCGAGGTGCAGAACGCCGATTACGTCCGTACCGCCCGTGCGAAGGGCCTGATGGAGCGCACGATCAGGGGCAGTTTCATCCTGCGGAACGCGATGCTCCCGGTCGTCACCACCATCGGCCTCCAGCTGGGCCTGCTGATCTCGGGCGCGGTGCTGACCGAGACGGTCTTCGCGTTCAACGGGATCGGTAGGTTCCTGCGCGACGCGATCTTCGGGCTGGACTACCCCGTCCTCCAGGGCTTCATCATCTTCATCGCGATCCTGTATGCCCTGATCAACCTGATCGTCGACCTCTCCTACTCCGTCATCGACCCGAGGGTGCGTGTGCAATGA
- a CDS encoding ABC transporter permease yields the protein MSTILPPAADGSAAPTDPAIDTGRGTGLWKDAFLRLRRNPQAIAGAVIIGLFLLVAILAPILAPYGGNDLPGRTSITPTTIPGPGEIDGFPLGLDRFGGDVLSKLIWGAQASLLIGVVSTGLGLAGGMLLGVLAGGLGGWVDNVIMRFVDILLSVPNLLLAVSIAAVLGQSSYAIMIAIGVSQIPIFARLLRSSMLSQRGADYILAAQTLGLSRRTITMSHLLPNSMGPLIVQATLTLATAVIDAAALSFLGLGGGLPQAAEWGRMLTYAQVELAVAPQLAFLPGACIAITALGFTLLGESLREALDPKTRRK from the coding sequence ATGAGTACGATCCTCCCCCCAGCTGCGGACGGTTCCGCGGCGCCGACTGATCCCGCCATCGACACCGGGCGCGGCACTGGCCTGTGGAAGGATGCGTTCCTTCGGCTGCGCAGGAACCCGCAGGCGATCGCGGGTGCCGTCATCATCGGGCTCTTCCTGCTCGTCGCGATCCTCGCCCCGATCCTGGCACCCTACGGAGGCAACGATCTCCCCGGCCGTACCTCGATCACGCCGACCACCATCCCGGGGCCCGGAGAGATCGACGGCTTCCCGCTGGGCCTCGACCGCTTCGGCGGCGACGTTCTGAGCAAGCTCATCTGGGGCGCGCAGGCATCGCTGCTGATCGGCGTGGTCTCGACGGGGCTGGGACTCGCCGGCGGCATGCTCCTCGGTGTCCTCGCCGGAGGCCTCGGCGGCTGGGTCGACAACGTGATCATGCGTTTCGTGGACATCCTGCTGTCCGTGCCGAACCTCCTCCTGGCCGTCAGCATCGCGGCGGTGCTCGGGCAGAGTTCCTACGCGATCATGATCGCCATCGGCGTGTCGCAGATCCCCATCTTCGCGCGGCTCCTGCGCTCCTCGATGCTGTCGCAGCGCGGAGCGGACTACATCCTGGCTGCGCAGACCCTCGGGCTCAGCCGCAGGACGATCACCATGAGCCACCTGCTGCCCAACAGCATGGGGCCCCTGATCGTGCAGGCGACCCTCACTCTCGCGACCGCCGTCATCGATGCGGCCGCGCTGTCCTTCCTCGGCCTCGGCGGTGGACTGCCTCAGGCCGCGGAGTGGGGCCGCATGCTCACCTATGCACAGGTGGAACTCGCCGTCGCCCCGCAGCTCGCCTTCCTACCGGGTGCGTGCATCGCGATCACGGCCCTGGGATTCACCCTGCTGGGTGAGTCCCTGCGCGAGGCCCTCGACCCGAAGACCCGCAGGAAGTAG
- a CDS encoding Crp/Fnr family transcriptional regulator translates to MDIEVLRRAPLFASLGDDVFAALTDELIEVDLPRGSSVFREGDQGDQLYFIVSGKIKLGRTAQDGRENLLAILGPGELFGEMALFDPSPRTATATAVSETRLAGLKNENLRTLLETRPEVSAQLLQALARRLRRTNESLADLVFSDVPGRVAKALLDLADRFGRPATDGILVAHELTQEELAQLVGASRETVNKALAEFVQRGWLRLEARAVVILDIQRLRQRSR, encoded by the coding sequence ATGGATATCGAGGTACTGCGCCGGGCGCCCCTCTTCGCATCATTGGGAGACGACGTCTTCGCCGCACTCACCGACGAGTTGATCGAAGTGGACCTCCCCCGCGGCTCGTCGGTGTTCCGTGAGGGTGACCAGGGCGACCAGCTGTACTTCATCGTCTCCGGCAAGATCAAGCTCGGCCGCACCGCCCAGGACGGCCGCGAGAACCTCCTCGCGATCCTCGGCCCCGGCGAGTTGTTCGGCGAGATGGCCCTGTTCGACCCGAGCCCGCGCACCGCGACCGCCACCGCGGTGTCGGAGACGCGCCTGGCCGGTCTCAAGAACGAGAACCTCCGCACGCTGCTCGAAACCCGCCCCGAGGTCTCGGCCCAGCTGCTGCAGGCCCTCGCCCGGCGGTTGCGCCGCACCAACGAGTCGCTCGCCGACCTCGTGTTCTCCGACGTTCCCGGCCGCGTAGCAAAGGCCCTGCTCGACCTCGCGGACCGCTTCGGCCGCCCCGCGACCGACGGGATCCTCGTCGCCCATGAGCTCACCCAGGAGGAACTGGCCCAGCTCGTCGGCGCATCCCGCGAGACGGTCAACAAGGCCCTTGCCGAGTTCGTGCAGCGCGGCTGGCTCCGTCTGGAGGCCCGCGCCGTCGTCATCCTCGACATCCAGCGGCTGCGCCAGCGCAGCCGCTGA
- a CDS encoding ABC transporter substrate-binding protein, with product MSNKGTSVRGAGFARKRAALTAGLSITALLLTGCVQSQREENTGTEGEAAVDSTFVFAASADPKSLDPAFASDGESFRVSRQIFEGLVGVKEGTPDPEPLLAESWETAEDGLSTTFKLKEGVKFHDGTDFNADAVCFNFDRWYNWTGLQQAPTVSTYYNDLFHGFADKPENAVYESCEANGDNEVTVNLARPFAGFVPSLSLPAFSMQSPTALEQYKADEIGGSAESPKQSEYATGHPVGTGPFKFDSWDVGQQVELSIFEDYWGEKGQITNTIFRIIDDPQARRQALEAGTIDGYDLVAPADIQSLKDAGYNVVARDPFTILYLGFNHKVEQLANPKVREAIAYAIDKQALVDQTLPEGTKVATQFIPDVVDGYSEDVETYDFDPEKAKELLAEAGYPDGFEIQFNYPTNVSRPYMPTPEQVFTNLQAQLADVGITVTPAPAAWSPDYLDQVQGTEDHGLHLLGWTGDYNDTDNFVGVFFGQEKPEFGFNNPELFAALSEARGMSDRDEQTKAYEEINKQISEFIPAIPLAHPAPSLAFNERVTSYPASPVNDEVFNNIELSK from the coding sequence ATGTCTAACAAAGGCACTTCCGTGCGAGGCGCAGGATTCGCGAGAAAACGCGCTGCGCTCACCGCCGGTCTCTCCATCACCGCCCTCCTCCTCACCGGCTGCGTACAGAGCCAGCGCGAGGAGAACACCGGCACCGAGGGAGAGGCCGCCGTCGACTCCACCTTCGTGTTCGCCGCGTCCGCGGATCCCAAGTCCCTCGACCCCGCGTTCGCCAGCGACGGCGAGTCCTTCCGCGTCAGCCGCCAGATCTTCGAGGGACTCGTAGGCGTCAAGGAAGGCACTCCCGATCCCGAGCCCCTGCTCGCGGAGTCGTGGGAGACCGCCGAGGACGGACTCTCGACGACCTTCAAGCTGAAGGAAGGCGTCAAGTTCCACGACGGCACCGACTTCAACGCCGACGCCGTCTGCTTCAACTTCGACCGGTGGTACAACTGGACGGGCCTCCAGCAGGCGCCGACCGTCTCCACCTACTACAACGACCTGTTCCACGGCTTCGCCGACAAGCCGGAGAATGCCGTCTACGAGTCCTGCGAGGCCAACGGAGACAACGAAGTCACCGTCAACCTCGCCAGGCCCTTCGCCGGATTCGTCCCCTCACTCTCCCTCCCGGCTTTCTCCATGCAGAGCCCCACGGCCCTCGAGCAGTACAAGGCCGACGAGATCGGCGGCTCGGCGGAATCCCCGAAGCAGAGCGAATACGCGACGGGTCACCCCGTCGGTACCGGACCGTTCAAGTTCGACTCGTGGGACGTCGGACAGCAGGTCGAGCTGTCGATCTTCGAGGACTACTGGGGAGAGAAGGGACAGATCACCAACACGATCTTCCGGATCATCGACGACCCGCAGGCCCGTCGCCAGGCCCTGGAAGCCGGAACGATCGACGGGTACGACCTCGTCGCACCGGCCGACATCCAGTCGCTGAAGGACGCCGGCTACAACGTCGTCGCCCGCGATCCGTTCACCATCCTGTACCTGGGTTTCAACCACAAGGTCGAGCAGCTCGCCAACCCCAAGGTACGCGAAGCGATTGCCTACGCCATCGACAAGCAAGCCCTCGTTGACCAGACCCTTCCCGAAGGCACCAAGGTCGCAACCCAGTTCATCCCCGACGTCGTCGACGGTTACAGCGAAGATGTCGAAACGTACGACTTCGATCCGGAGAAGGCCAAGGAGCTCCTCGCCGAAGCCGGTTACCCCGACGGGTTCGAGATCCAGTTCAACTACCCGACGAACGTCTCCCGTCCCTACATGCCCACTCCGGAACAGGTTTTCACCAACCTCCAGGCGCAGCTCGCCGACGTCGGAATCACGGTCACCCCGGCACCCGCTGCCTGGTCCCCCGACTACCTCGACCAGGTCCAGGGAACCGAGGACCACGGCCTGCACCTGCTCGGCTGGACCGGTGACTACAACGACACCGACAACTTCGTGGGCGTGTTCTTCGGTCAGGAGAAGCCGGAATTCGGCTTCAACAACCCCGAGCTGTTCGCCGCACTGAGCGAGGCGCGCGGCATGAGCGACCGCGACGAGCAGACCAAGGCGTACGAGGAGATCAACAAGCAGATCTCCGAGTTCATCCCGGCCATCCCGCTGGCGCACCCGGCTCCTTCGCTGGCGTTCAACGAGCGCGTCACGTCCTACCCGGCCAGCCCCGTCAATGACGAGGTCTTCAACAACATCGAGCTCAGCAAGTAG
- the aroQ gene encoding type II 3-dehydroquinate dehydratase produces the protein MNPARTPSILVINGPNLNLLGSREPAVYGTATLDDVVRLASDTARERGCTTTAMQSNHEGEIIDAIHAARSTSDGIVINAGAFTHTSIAIRDALAGVELPVVEVHISNVHRREEFRHHSFLSAVADAVIVGAGIDGYRLAVDHLAARLTAGGAAPLPES, from the coding sequence ATGAACCCGGCACGCACACCCAGCATCCTCGTGATCAACGGACCGAACCTGAACCTGCTCGGCAGCCGGGAACCGGCCGTGTACGGGACGGCGACGCTCGACGACGTCGTCCGCCTCGCCTCGGACACCGCACGGGAACGCGGGTGCACCACCACCGCGATGCAGTCCAACCACGAGGGCGAGATCATCGACGCCATCCATGCCGCGCGCTCGACGTCGGACGGGATCGTCATCAATGCCGGGGCCTTCACGCACACCTCGATTGCCATCCGCGACGCCCTCGCCGGCGTCGAGCTCCCGGTGGTGGAGGTCCACATCAGCAATGTGCACCGGCGCGAGGAGTTCCGGCACCACTCGTTCCTCTCCGCCGTGGCCGACGCGGTGATCGTCGGCGCAGGGATCGACGGCTACCGCCTTGCAGTGGACCACCTCGCCGCACGCCTCACCGCCGGGGGCGCCGCACCGTTGCCAGAAAGTTAG
- a CDS encoding polysaccharide deacetylase family protein — protein MATPPVFMYHSISPSSLPDPHRLRVHPDRLDRHLRLLRRFGYRGVSLSELLRAQERGEARGLVGLTFDDGYTDYLEHALPALRRYGMTSTLYAVAGRLGGSNEWDDGPRLGLMDRDQLRAVAAAGQEVGSHTMTHPHLAGTGADFLMAEIGGSREVLQDVLQEEIASFCYPYGEFDDDAAAAVRAAGYDHGCVIGDYEPADRFTLPRCYISPRDTSAHLIARMMRHSVRLRLH, from the coding sequence GTGGCCACGCCGCCGGTGTTCATGTACCACTCCATCAGCCCCTCGAGTCTGCCGGATCCGCACCGGTTGCGGGTCCACCCGGACCGGCTGGACCGGCACCTGAGGCTGCTGCGGCGGTTCGGCTATCGCGGGGTGTCCCTGTCGGAGTTACTGCGCGCCCAGGAGCGGGGGGAGGCCCGAGGCCTCGTCGGGCTCACCTTCGATGATGGTTACACCGACTACCTGGAGCACGCCCTCCCGGCCCTGCGACGATACGGGATGACGAGCACGCTGTATGCGGTGGCCGGCCGTCTCGGCGGCAGCAACGAGTGGGACGACGGCCCCCGCCTCGGCCTGATGGACCGCGACCAGTTGCGCGCCGTTGCGGCCGCCGGGCAGGAGGTGGGCAGCCACACCATGACCCATCCCCACCTCGCGGGTACCGGTGCGGACTTCCTGATGGCGGAGATCGGGGGCAGTCGTGAGGTCCTCCAGGACGTCCTGCAGGAGGAGATCGCAAGCTTCTGCTACCCCTACGGTGAATTCGACGACGACGCCGCCGCGGCCGTGCGCGCGGCAGGCTACGATCACGGCTGCGTGATCGGGGACTACGAGCCGGCCGATCGGTTCACCCTGCCGCGCTGCTACATCAGCCCGCGTGACACGTCTGCCCACCTGATTGCCCGCATGATGCGACACTCGGTGCGCCTGCGGCTGCACTGA
- a CDS encoding dipeptide ABC transporter ATP-binding protein, which produces MTDITPAGSMTDLTDDPDAPLLEVRNLAVSFRTTGGEVKAVEDASFTLRRGSALAIVGESGSGKSTTAMACIGLLPGNGKVTSGSILFEGQDLVNLPEARMRSIRGRAIGLVPQDPMSNLNPVTKIGTQVAETLLVHGMATKKNVKQRVIEVLTAAGLPDAGERAKQYPHEFSGGMRQRALIAIGLACQPRLLIADEPTSALDVTVQRTILDQIETMTDQLGTSVLLITHDLGLAAERASQLVVMHRGRVVETGPADRLLNDPQHPYTQSLVRAAPSVAAVRLRPGAFTADAATRRKLAEEVFAEHEAGHGTAGSPDSGDAAAPAGPLPSPAGAHAATSSTDRPAAPAEQAAPANIVEIRDLTKVYKRRGSKEDFYAAKNVTLDVPRGQTVAIVGESGSGKTTTARMLLKLIEPTSGTMTFDGMDVATLDKAQLNDFRQRVQPIFQDPYSSLNPMFTIERIVEEPLNAYKRGSKKERSARVRELMDQVSLPQNALRRYPAELSGGQRQRVAIARALALQPELIVCDEPVSALDVLVQAQILKLLGDLQSELGLSYLFISHDLAVVRLISDYVCVMKDGELVEAASSEEVFQNPRHPYTRKLLASIPGNELNIDEDLAS; this is translated from the coding sequence ATGACGGACATCACCCCGGCCGGCAGCATGACCGACCTGACCGACGACCCTGACGCACCCCTGCTGGAGGTGCGCAACCTGGCGGTCAGCTTCCGTACGACCGGCGGTGAGGTGAAGGCGGTCGAGGATGCCAGCTTCACCCTTCGACGCGGCAGCGCCCTCGCGATCGTCGGCGAATCCGGATCCGGCAAGTCGACGACGGCGATGGCGTGCATCGGCCTCCTGCCGGGGAACGGCAAGGTGACCTCCGGCAGCATCCTCTTCGAAGGCCAGGACCTCGTGAACCTGCCGGAAGCGAGGATGCGCTCGATCCGCGGCAGGGCGATCGGCCTCGTGCCGCAGGACCCGATGTCCAACCTCAACCCGGTGACGAAGATCGGCACGCAGGTCGCCGAGACGCTCCTCGTCCACGGCATGGCCACCAAGAAGAACGTCAAGCAGCGCGTCATCGAGGTGCTGACGGCCGCCGGCCTGCCCGACGCCGGCGAGCGCGCCAAGCAGTACCCGCACGAGTTCTCGGGCGGGATGCGCCAGCGGGCCCTCATCGCGATCGGCCTCGCCTGCCAGCCCCGGCTCCTCATCGCCGACGAGCCGACGTCGGCCCTGGACGTCACGGTGCAGCGCACCATCCTCGACCAAATCGAGACGATGACGGACCAGCTCGGCACGTCGGTGCTCCTCATCACCCATGACCTTGGGCTCGCCGCCGAGCGCGCCTCGCAGCTCGTGGTCATGCACCGCGGACGCGTCGTGGAGACCGGCCCCGCCGACCGGCTGCTCAACGATCCGCAGCACCCCTATACACAGTCGCTCGTCCGCGCTGCTCCGAGCGTCGCTGCCGTCCGCCTGCGCCCCGGCGCCTTCACGGCGGACGCCGCCACCCGGCGGAAACTCGCCGAGGAAGTGTTCGCGGAGCACGAGGCCGGGCACGGGACCGCGGGCTCCCCGGACTCCGGGGACGCGGCGGCTCCCGCAGGGCCGCTTCCCTCCCCGGCCGGTGCCCATGCCGCGACGTCGTCCACCGACCGGCCCGCCGCCCCCGCGGAGCAAGCCGCCCCCGCGAACATCGTGGAGATCCGGGACCTCACGAAGGTCTACAAGCGCCGCGGCAGCAAGGAGGACTTCTACGCCGCGAAGAACGTCACGCTCGATGTCCCGCGGGGGCAGACCGTGGCGATCGTCGGCGAATCGGGGTCGGGCAAGACCACCACGGCACGCATGCTGCTCAAGCTCATCGAGCCCACGTCGGGCACCATGACCTTCGACGGCATGGACGTCGCCACCCTCGATAAGGCGCAGCTCAACGACTTCCGCCAGCGCGTGCAGCCCATCTTCCAGGACCCCTACTCCTCGCTGAACCCCATGTTCACGATCGAGCGCATCGTCGAGGAACCCCTCAACGCCTACAAGCGCGGATCGAAGAAGGAACGCTCGGCACGGGTCCGCGAGCTGATGGATCAGGTCTCCCTCCCCCAGAACGCCCTCCGGCGCTACCCTGCGGAGCTCTCCGGCGGGCAGCGGCAGCGTGTCGCGATCGCACGGGCGCTCGCCCTGCAGCCCGAACTGATCGTCTGCGACGAGCCGGTCTCCGCCCTCGACGTCCTGGTCCAGGCCCAGATCCTCAAACTCCTCGGCGACCTGCAGTCCGAGCTGGGCCTGAGCTACCTGTTCATCTCGCACGACCTCGCGGTGGTGCGCCTCATCTCGGACTACGTCTGCGTGATGAAGGACGGTGAGCTGGTGGAGGCCGCCAGCTCCGAGGAGGTCTTCCAGAACCCCCGCCACCCGTACACCCGTAAGCTGCTGGCCTCCATTCCCGGCAACGAGCTCAACATCGACGAGGACCTCGCGTCCTAG